One window of the Syngnathoides biaculeatus isolate LvHL_M chromosome 11, ASM1980259v1, whole genome shotgun sequence genome contains the following:
- the arsia gene encoding arylsulfatase I, translated as MATTALTGFSVMSLLSLGYLTWDLNGSNQVENEPDQTFGEGSLSPKPPHIIFIMTDDQGFNDIGYHSSDIKTPVLDKMASDGVKLENYYIQPICTPSRSQLITGRYQIHTGLQHSIIRPRQPNCLPFHHVTLPQRLQELGYSTHMVGKWHLGFYKKECLPTRRGFDTYFGSLTGSVNYYTYKSCDGPGLCGFDLHEDETVAWGQKGKYSTHLYTQRVRKILATHDPHSQPLFIYLSFQAVHTPLQSPREYIYPYRGLGNVARRKYAAMVSVVDEAVRNITYALRKYGYYQNSVIIFSTDNGGQPLSGGNNWPLRGRKGTYWEGGVRGLGFVHSPLLMKKRRVSKALVHITDWYPTLVRLAGGNESLTNGLDGYDVWQAISEGKESPRFEILHNIDPLYNRARSGSLQKGYGIWNTAVQASIRAGDWKLLTGDPGYGDWTPPQMLPSFPGSWWNLERHTEPRKSVWLFNISGDPYERFDLSEKRPDVVKELLARLVYYNRTAIPVRYPSEDQRADPSLNGGAWVPWVGDEEEDSWGSFYPKKNTDWKNKLKLSHSRSFFRRLNTRIMSNRI; from the exons CGGATTTTCTGTGATGAGTCTTCTCAGCCTCGGATACCTAACCTGGGATTTGAATGGTTCCAATCAGGTGGAAAATGAGCCAGATCAGACTTTTGGTGAGGGATCACTCAGTCCAAAGCCTCCTCACATAATCTTCATTATGACTGATGATCAGGGATTCAACGATATAGGCTATCACAGCTCAGATATAAAGACACCGGTGCTGGATAAGATGGCTTCTGATGGGGTGAAGCTGGAGAATTATTACATCCAGCCCATTTGCACTCCATCCCGAAGCCAACTCATCACTGGGAG GTATCAGATTCACACAGGCCTTCAGCACTCAATCATCCGACCCCGCCAGCCTAACTGTCTACCCTTCCACCACGTCACCCTGCCTCAGAGGCTGCAGGAGCTCGGCTACTCCACCCACATGGTGGGCAAGTGGCACTTGGGATTTTACAAGAAAGAGTGCCTGCCAACACGACGTGGCTTTGACACATATTTTGGCTCTCTAACTGGCAGTGTCAATTACTACACCTACAAGTCCTGTGATGGTCCGGGCCTGTGTGGTTTTGACCTCCACGAAGATGAGACAGTAGCCTGGGGTCAGAAGGGAAAATACTCCACCCATTTGTACACACAGAGGGTCCGCAAAATCCTGGCAACCCATGACCCCCACTCTCAGCCACTCTTTATCTACCTTTCCTTTCAAGCTGTTCACACCCCCTTGCAGTCCCCGCGAGAGTACATCTATCCGTATCGAGGGCTGGGCAATGTGGCCCGCAGGAAGTACGCTGCCATGGTTTCTGTGGTGGATGAGGCGGTTCGGAATATTACATACGCCCTACGTAAGTATGGCTACTATCAGAACAGTGTCATCATCTTTTCTACGGATAATGGTGGACAACCGTTGTCTGGCGGCAATAATTGGCCACTCCGGGGGCGTAAAGGGACCTACTGGGAAGGTGGAGTCAGAGGTTTGGGATTTGTCCACAGTCCTCTGctgatgaagaagaggagggtGAGTAAAGCCCTGGTGCACATCACTGACTGGTACCCGACACTGGTACGCCTTGCAGGTGGAAATGAGTCCCTTACTAATGGTCTGGATGGATATGATGTTTGGCAAGCCATCAGCGAGGGGAAGGAGTCTCCCAGATTCGAGATCCTGCACAACATTGACCCTCTCTATAACCGCGCTCGCAGTGGCTCCCTTCAGAAGGGATATGGAATTTGGAATACAGCTGTGCAGGCCTCCATCCGAGCTGGAGACTGGAAGTTACTGACAGGAGATCCTGGTTACGGAGACTGGACCCCACCCCAGATGCTTCCGAGCTTCCCTGGAAGCTGGTGGAACCTGGAGAGGCACACTGAACCCAGGAAATCCGTATGGCTGTTCAACATCTCTGGAGACCCCTATGAACGTTTTGACCTCTCCGAAAAGAGACCAGATGTTGTTAAAGAGTTGTTGGCAAGACTGGTGTATTACAACCGCACCGCCATCCCAGTACGATACCCATCAGAAGACCAACGGGCTGACCCTAGCCTCAATGGCGGTGCTTGGGTTCCCTGGGTGggagatgaggaagaggacagCTGGGGCTCCTTTTATCCGAAGAAGAATACAGATTGGAAAAACAAGCTTAAACTATCTCATAGCAGGTCATTTTTCAGGAGACTCAACACGAGAATCATGTCGaataggatttga
- the LOC133508531 gene encoding uncharacterized protein LOC133508531 has protein sequence MEQAVILLLLIGGPAHAFLTPGESKCNGTMENSHCSVTLGGSISIQVILDVSGLQLRCKKMLPSGPIVVFTVKKEKPMIQEAFRNRTEFFINNGTLKISSIERTDSGQYIVEVFDRNGQLVKTATVELDVLENHFSIIIPVCAALAALLVIVVVSCCVYKKRRRNKRSGSDKAKKKKTTVEFWKTSDHMQDNYPHGLN, from the exons ATGGAGCAGGCTGtcattcttcttctgctgattGGTGGACCAGCACACG CTTTCCTTACTCCTGGTGAATCTAAATGTAACGGTACCATGGAGAACTCCCATTGCTCCGTCACTCTTGGGGGATCTATCTCCATCCAAGTGATCCTTGACGTGAGTGGCCTACAGCTGCGATGTAAGAAGATGCTCCCCAGTGGGCCCATTGTTGTTTTTacagtgaaaaaagaaaagcccaTGATACAAGAAGCCTTCAGAAATAGAACAGAGTTCTTCATTAACAATGGGACTTTAAAAATTTCCAGCATTGAGAGGACTGATTCTGGTCAGTACATAGTGGAAGTCTTTGATCGGAATGGGCAACTTGTCAAAACTGCCACAGTGGAACTGGATGTCCTAG aaaatcatttttcaatcATAATTCCAGTTTGTGCTGCATTGGCTGCTTTACTGGTAATTGTAGTTGTGTCTTGTTGCGTGTATAAGAAAAGAAGGCGAAACAAGAGGTCAG GTTCAGAcaaagccaagaaaaaaaagaccacagtAGAATTTTGGAAAACGAGTGACCACATGCAAGACAATTATCCTCATGGACTAAATTAA